The proteins below are encoded in one region of Bremerella sp. P1:
- a CDS encoding MTH1187 family thiamine-binding protein, producing the protein MVLLEFSMSPLNKGDSVSEYVARSLKIIAASGLDYRLHAMGTIIEGEIDQVLAVMQKCLEAMAEDCDRVTCTAKLDYRRGYQGRLETKVNSVLAKVDGSLKTIQPPSKSE; encoded by the coding sequence ATGGTTCTCTTAGAGTTCAGTATGTCTCCTCTCAATAAGGGAGATTCGGTGAGCGAATACGTCGCTCGAAGTTTGAAAATTATCGCTGCTAGCGGGCTCGATTACCGCTTGCACGCGATGGGTACGATCATCGAAGGAGAAATTGATCAGGTGCTAGCTGTGATGCAGAAGTGCCTGGAGGCGATGGCCGAGGACTGCGATCGCGTGACGTGTACAGCCAAGCTGGACTATCGCCGAGGTTATCAAGGTCGCCTCGAAACGAAGGTGAACAGCGTATTGGCAAAGGTAGATGGTTCCTTGAAGACGATTCAGCCACCCAGTAAGTCGGAATAG
- a CDS encoding sulfatase, protein MRTFLCFTFCLILTSTAVVQADEAKKPNILFISIDDQNDWIGCLGGHPQAKTPHIDRIASRGTVFLNAHCQSPLCNPSRTSLMTGRRPSSTGIYGLSPWFRDVPELADLVTLPQHLHANGYTNYSTGKIYHGGYGRKKNDQEFQVLGPPASVGVKPKQKLVKTPAAHPLVDWGVFPHKDEDKGDYHVASWAVKTLNEKPQEPFCLSVGFFLPHVPCYATQEWFDLHPENELKVPEIIADDRADTPRFSWYLHWKLPEPRLKFLKEADQWKNLTRSYLACTSFVDAQIGRVIAALEQNGYADNTIIVLWSDHGWHIGEKEITGKNTLWDDGTRVPLIFAGPGVTAGQRCTQPAELLDIYPTLSDLTGLQQPEGLEGHSLTPQLKNANTKREFPAITTHNHDNHGIRTENWRFIQYADGSQELYDMQSDPNEWTNIAGDKKYAAVVEELSRFLPPKSKMPAPNSKHRVLTYTDGIAIWEGEKIEKDAPIPEID, encoded by the coding sequence ATGCGTACCTTTCTCTGCTTCACCTTCTGTTTGATTTTGACCAGTACCGCCGTGGTCCAGGCAGATGAGGCCAAGAAACCCAACATATTATTCATCTCTATCGACGACCAGAATGACTGGATCGGCTGTCTGGGCGGGCATCCGCAGGCCAAGACACCACATATCGATCGCATTGCATCGCGCGGAACCGTTTTTCTCAATGCCCATTGCCAATCCCCATTGTGCAATCCCTCGAGAACGAGCCTCATGACCGGCCGTCGTCCCTCGTCGACCGGTATTTATGGTCTGTCTCCTTGGTTTCGTGATGTCCCGGAACTTGCTGACCTGGTGACACTGCCGCAGCATCTTCATGCCAATGGATATACCAACTATTCGACAGGCAAGATTTACCACGGCGGATATGGTCGCAAGAAGAACGACCAAGAGTTCCAAGTCCTTGGTCCACCAGCCTCGGTCGGAGTGAAGCCCAAACAAAAACTAGTGAAAACACCGGCCGCCCATCCACTAGTCGACTGGGGTGTCTTTCCTCACAAAGATGAAGACAAAGGGGACTACCACGTCGCGTCGTGGGCAGTAAAGACGCTTAATGAGAAGCCCCAAGAACCGTTTTGTTTGTCGGTGGGTTTCTTCCTGCCTCACGTCCCGTGTTACGCGACGCAAGAGTGGTTTGATCTACATCCCGAAAACGAGCTAAAAGTCCCAGAGATCATCGCTGACGACCGCGCCGATACACCACGTTTTAGCTGGTATTTGCACTGGAAGCTGCCTGAACCTCGCTTGAAGTTCTTAAAGGAAGCCGACCAGTGGAAGAACCTGACTCGCAGTTACCTTGCCTGCACCAGCTTTGTCGATGCCCAGATTGGTCGTGTCATCGCTGCACTCGAGCAAAACGGCTATGCGGACAACACGATCATCGTTCTCTGGTCTGATCATGGTTGGCACATCGGCGAGAAAGAGATCACCGGCAAGAATACGTTGTGGGATGACGGTACCCGCGTCCCTCTTATCTTCGCCGGTCCTGGTGTCACCGCTGGCCAGCGCTGCACGCAACCTGCGGAACTACTCGACATCTATCCAACCCTGAGTGATCTGACTGGGTTGCAGCAGCCTGAAGGACTGGAAGGGCACTCGCTCACTCCGCAGTTGAAGAATGCGAACACGAAACGCGAGTTCCCCGCGATTACAACCCACAACCATGACAATCATGGCATCCGCACCGAGAATTGGCGTTTCATTCAATACGCTGATGGTTCGCAGGAACTGTACGACATGCAGTCCGATCCCAACGAGTGGACTAACATCGCAGGCGATAAGAAATACGCAGCGGTGGTGGAAGAACTCAGTCGATTCTTGCCGCCCAAAAGCAAGATGCCAGCTCCCAACAGCAAGCATCGCGTGCTGACGTACACCGATGGCATTGCGATTTGGGAAGGGGAGAAGATTGAGAAGGATGCCCCAATCCCGGAAATCGACTAG
- the tsaD gene encoding tRNA (adenosine(37)-N6)-threonylcarbamoyltransferase complex transferase subunit TsaD, with protein sequence MKILTIESTCDETAAAVITDDLQVLSSVVASQDELHQRFAGVVPEIAARAHLERCLPVIDEAIRKADIELTDIDAIAVANMPGLAGSLLVGVTAAKTLAWLLGKPLIGINHLQGHIYACQVAFQKPIFPCIGLIISGGHSTIYHCKSPFDFQPLGGTIDDAAGESFDKVASMLGLPYPGGPSLSKCALNGDPNAYAFPRPFLKDSSRLDFSFSGLKTAVRYEIAGPGAVDFKSLEIGEQRKADIAASFEQAVVDCLVGKTMQAMKSTGIQRICVGGGVAANKRFRAALEEEVSAAGGELLIAPMHLCTDNAVLGAIAIEKIKAGQVDDLSLDAIPGLIRN encoded by the coding sequence ATGAAAATTCTGACGATTGAATCGACCTGCGACGAGACTGCCGCAGCCGTTATCACCGACGATCTACAGGTCCTGTCCTCGGTCGTAGCTTCGCAGGATGAGCTTCATCAGAGGTTTGCCGGTGTCGTTCCGGAGATCGCCGCCAGGGCCCATCTGGAACGATGCTTGCCCGTCATTGACGAGGCAATTCGGAAAGCCGATATCGAGCTGACGGATATCGATGCCATTGCCGTCGCCAACATGCCAGGGCTCGCAGGCTCGCTTCTCGTAGGCGTTACCGCGGCTAAAACCTTGGCTTGGCTACTGGGCAAGCCGCTGATCGGCATTAACCACCTGCAGGGGCATATCTATGCTTGCCAGGTTGCTTTCCAAAAGCCAATTTTTCCCTGCATCGGGCTGATCATTAGTGGTGGTCACTCGACGATCTACCACTGCAAGAGTCCGTTCGACTTCCAGCCCCTTGGCGGCACCATCGACGACGCTGCAGGCGAATCGTTCGACAAGGTCGCTTCCATGCTTGGTTTACCTTACCCAGGTGGACCCTCCCTTTCCAAGTGCGCTTTGAACGGTGACCCCAACGCCTACGCATTTCCCCGCCCGTTTCTCAAGGATTCGTCCAGACTCGACTTCAGCTTCAGTGGGCTAAAGACGGCAGTACGCTACGAAATTGCTGGCCCCGGAGCGGTTGACTTCAAATCGTTGGAGATCGGCGAACAACGTAAGGCCGATATTGCCGCCAGCTTCGAACAGGCGGTCGTCGATTGCCTGGTGGGGAAGACGATGCAGGCAATGAAGTCGACGGGAATTCAGCGGATCTGTGTCGGCGGAGGCGTGGCTGCCAATAAGCGATTCCGAGCTGCCCTGGAAGAAGAAGTCTCGGCAGCCGGCGGAGAGCTGCTAATCGCGCCGATGCACCTGTGCACGGATAACGCCGTCCTGGGCGCGATCGCGATAGAAAAAATAAAAGCCGGGCAGGTCGATGATCTCTCACTCGACGCGATACCCGGCTTGATTCGTAACTAA
- a CDS encoding RtcB family protein yields MNRRQLTQLGVPEYALTEAVKAVSCAATTHGLRGADLKRQVKEVLAAPDHFVNDPCYGPFAAALTENQTVEPLHEKVEYRTWGDDIEEMAHAQMREACKLPHAAGAALMPDAHLGYGLPIGGVLALEGAVVPYAVGVDIACRMKLSVLDMKLETLDSRFDDYCRALEKGTRFGVGSVHKKPQQHDVMDENWNITKVTRQSKDKAWQQLGTSGSGNHFVEFGVLTIGEGGVSEDSFALDPGEYVALLSHSGSRGAGAAVCSTYSNIARTKLPKKYESLKNLAWLTLDSEEGQEYWEAMNLMGRYAAANHEVIHRLVSELVGAEIVAGVENHHNFAWKELHDGREMIVHRKGATPAGKGVLGVIPGSMGTPGFVVRGKGEASSFDSASHGAGRCMSRKKANDTFRIQNTRQELKEKGVHILSAGSDEVPGVYKDIHEVMASQSDLVDIMGRFDPKIVKMCGDGSRAED; encoded by the coding sequence ATGAATCGCCGTCAGTTAACGCAGTTGGGAGTTCCGGAATATGCTTTGACCGAAGCCGTTAAAGCGGTGTCGTGTGCGGCCACCACGCATGGTTTGCGTGGCGCTGACTTGAAGCGGCAGGTAAAAGAAGTTCTTGCTGCGCCGGACCACTTTGTAAATGATCCGTGCTACGGACCGTTTGCCGCTGCGCTAACGGAAAACCAGACGGTTGAGCCGCTTCACGAAAAGGTCGAATACCGCACCTGGGGTGACGACATCGAAGAGATGGCTCACGCGCAGATGAGAGAAGCATGTAAGTTGCCGCACGCAGCAGGTGCTGCGCTTATGCCGGATGCGCACTTGGGATATGGTCTGCCGATCGGCGGCGTGTTGGCTCTGGAAGGGGCCGTTGTGCCGTACGCGGTGGGTGTCGATATCGCATGCCGCATGAAGCTCAGTGTCTTGGATATGAAGCTGGAAACGCTCGATTCTCGCTTTGATGACTACTGCCGTGCTCTCGAAAAGGGAACGCGGTTCGGCGTTGGTTCGGTTCACAAGAAGCCGCAGCAGCATGACGTCATGGACGAAAACTGGAACATCACCAAGGTGACGCGCCAGTCGAAGGACAAGGCGTGGCAGCAGTTGGGTACGTCTGGTTCAGGAAATCACTTCGTAGAATTCGGTGTTCTGACGATTGGCGAAGGTGGCGTGTCGGAAGATTCGTTCGCCTTGGACCCGGGAGAATACGTTGCGCTGTTGAGCCATAGCGGAAGCCGTGGTGCAGGGGCAGCCGTTTGCAGCACCTACAGCAACATTGCGCGTACCAAGTTGCCGAAGAAGTATGAATCGCTAAAGAACCTGGCATGGTTGACTTTGGATAGTGAAGAAGGTCAGGAGTATTGGGAAGCCATGAACCTGATGGGACGCTATGCAGCAGCGAACCATGAAGTGATCCACCGCCTGGTAAGTGAGCTAGTTGGTGCCGAGATCGTTGCTGGCGTCGAGAACCATCACAACTTTGCCTGGAAGGAGTTGCACGATGGACGTGAAATGATCGTCCATCGAAAAGGCGCAACTCCTGCCGGCAAGGGTGTACTGGGGGTTATTCCTGGTTCCATGGGTACGCCTGGATTCGTAGTGCGTGGTAAAGGAGAAGCGAGTAGCTTCGACTCGGCCTCGCATGGCGCAGGTCGTTGTATGTCGCGAAAGAAGGCGAACGATACGTTCCGCATTCAGAATACGCGGCAGGAACTGAAGGAAAAGGGCGTACACATCCTGTCGGCGGGATCGGATGAAGTCCCTGGAGTCTACAAAGACATCCATGAAGTGATGGCGTCTCAGAGCGATCTGGTCGACATCATGGGGCGCTTTGATCCGAAGATTGTTAAAATGTGCGGCGACGGAAGCCGGGCCGAGGATTAA
- a CDS encoding S41 family peptidase, translating into MPWNYRFLFVLILTLGTSNFASAVEVAKTEDPTDPENVYANVDEEYVELIQLFADTLDQVDRNYVKDVDRRELMEAAIRGVISKLDPYSNYIAPEDLERFKTGVESEFGGIGIQISTRDGQLVVTSPLFGTPAYEAGIIAGDRITHIEGEETKGLSIDDAIKKLKGPVGTEVTMTVYHPSTFSSEKVNVRREMVQIETVLGDERLEGGNWDFMFDHADKIGYVRVSAFSRHTADDLHQAITRLLDDGMKGLVLDLRSNPGGLLTSAVEICDMFIDEGKIVSTEGRNSPKRVWTAEKDGTLPDFPMVVLIDHYSASASEILSACLQDHDRATIIGERSWGKGSVQNIIELEEGKSALKLTTAGYQRPSGEKIHRFEGDTESDKWGVSPDDGMDVKMSREQKVAYHTYRRLRDQDTIIPHPPAPQPELSEIDPVLSKGLEHLKAAISSS; encoded by the coding sequence ATGCCGTGGAACTACCGCTTCCTGTTCGTTCTGATTCTTACTCTTGGAACGTCCAACTTCGCATCCGCTGTGGAAGTCGCGAAGACTGAAGACCCAACCGATCCCGAAAATGTCTACGCCAACGTCGACGAAGAATACGTCGAGCTGATTCAGCTGTTCGCGGACACGCTTGACCAGGTCGATCGGAATTACGTCAAAGACGTAGATCGCCGAGAGTTGATGGAGGCAGCCATCCGGGGAGTGATCTCCAAGCTGGACCCCTATTCCAATTACATCGCCCCGGAAGATCTCGAACGCTTTAAGACCGGCGTGGAAAGTGAATTCGGCGGTATCGGCATTCAAATTTCAACACGGGACGGGCAATTGGTGGTGACCAGTCCTCTGTTTGGTACACCGGCCTACGAGGCCGGGATTATTGCCGGCGATCGCATCACCCACATTGAAGGGGAAGAGACCAAGGGTCTTTCAATTGACGATGCCATCAAGAAGCTGAAAGGCCCGGTCGGCACCGAAGTTACGATGACGGTCTATCACCCGAGCACCTTCAGCAGTGAAAAAGTCAATGTCCGCCGCGAAATGGTCCAGATCGAAACGGTCCTGGGTGACGAACGGCTGGAAGGCGGCAACTGGGACTTCATGTTCGATCACGCCGACAAGATCGGGTACGTGCGGGTCTCGGCGTTCAGCCGGCACACCGCCGACGATTTGCATCAGGCAATCACCCGACTGTTAGACGACGGCATGAAGGGGCTTGTGCTTGATCTTCGATCGAATCCTGGTGGTCTTCTCACTTCTGCGGTTGAGATCTGCGACATGTTTATCGACGAAGGCAAGATCGTCAGCACCGAAGGACGTAATTCACCGAAACGGGTCTGGACCGCTGAGAAGGACGGGACACTGCCTGACTTCCCCATGGTCGTTCTGATCGACCACTACAGCGCTAGTGCCAGCGAGATACTCTCGGCCTGCCTACAAGACCACGATCGAGCAACGATTATCGGCGAACGCAGTTGGGGCAAGGGCAGCGTTCAGAACATCATCGAGCTAGAGGAAGGCAAGAGCGCCTTAAAGCTTACAACTGCTGGATACCAGCGCCCCAGCGGCGAGAAGATCCACCGCTTTGAAGGGGATACCGAAAGCGACAAGTGGGGCGTTTCCCCCGACGATGGCATGGACGTGAAGATGAGCCGAGAACAGAAAGTGGCCTACCATACCTACCGTCGACTGCGAGATCAGGATACGATCATTCCACACCCGCCTGCCCCACAACCGGAACTTTCTGAAATCGACCCGGTGTTAAGCAAAGGGCTCGAACACCTGAAGGCGGCGATTTCTTCTTCCTGA
- the lhgO gene encoding L-2-hydroxyglutarate oxidase codes for METPEVNVVVVGGGIIGLATAHQIMLRFPDHQVIVLEKEKVLAQHQSGRNSGVLHSGIYYQPGSLKSINCREGRLAMQTFCEHNDIPHEVCGKVIVATEENELGRLDEIYRRGHKNGVDCAKLNADQLRAIEPYCRGIAAVHVKAAGIVDYRRVCFRLCELILENGGEIHTDTQLLGVSNVSNQIVIETSKGAFQTSLLVNCAGLQSDRVAKMCGHQPEVKIVPFRGEYYELSEKAEHLCRNLIYPVPDPAFPFLGIHVTRTIFGSVECGPNAVLAFAREGYRKWDVNLRDLWDAVGYRGFHKLAAKHWSVGFEEIRRSYFQSAFLSSLQRLIPAVRGKDLIAAPAGVRAQAVRKDGTLVDDFVFQKEGNFIHVLNAPSPAATASLNIGAFIAEQSADVLNT; via the coding sequence ATGGAAACGCCTGAAGTAAACGTCGTTGTTGTGGGGGGCGGCATTATCGGTCTGGCGACCGCTCACCAGATCATGCTGCGTTTTCCCGATCATCAAGTCATCGTGCTTGAGAAAGAGAAGGTGCTCGCCCAGCACCAGTCGGGGCGTAACTCGGGGGTACTGCATTCAGGGATTTATTACCAGCCAGGCTCGTTGAAGTCGATCAATTGCCGGGAAGGGCGATTGGCAATGCAAACCTTCTGCGAGCACAACGACATTCCCCACGAAGTTTGCGGAAAGGTGATTGTCGCCACCGAAGAAAATGAACTAGGCCGTCTCGACGAGATCTACCGGCGGGGCCATAAGAATGGCGTTGATTGTGCCAAGCTGAACGCGGACCAATTACGGGCGATCGAACCGTATTGCCGCGGAATCGCTGCTGTCCACGTTAAAGCAGCTGGGATCGTCGACTATCGTCGCGTCTGCTTTCGGCTCTGCGAGCTGATTCTCGAGAATGGTGGCGAGATTCATACCGATACGCAATTGCTTGGTGTGTCGAACGTCAGCAACCAAATTGTGATCGAAACCAGCAAGGGAGCGTTTCAGACTTCGCTTTTAGTAAATTGCGCCGGCCTGCAGAGTGATCGAGTTGCAAAGATGTGTGGGCATCAGCCTGAAGTGAAAATCGTTCCATTTCGAGGTGAATACTACGAGCTTTCCGAGAAGGCAGAGCATCTGTGTCGGAACCTTATTTACCCCGTTCCCGACCCAGCGTTTCCCTTTCTCGGCATCCATGTTACGCGAACGATTTTTGGAAGTGTCGAATGCGGCCCGAACGCGGTTCTGGCGTTTGCTCGCGAGGGTTACCGGAAATGGGATGTCAACTTGCGAGATCTGTGGGATGCCGTGGGATATCGTGGTTTTCATAAGCTTGCCGCCAAGCATTGGAGTGTCGGCTTCGAGGAGATTCGTCGTTCCTACTTCCAATCCGCGTTTCTTTCCTCGCTTCAGCGTCTGATTCCAGCTGTAAGGGGTAAAGATCTTATCGCTGCCCCCGCCGGTGTTCGAGCTCAGGCCGTACGCAAGGATGGGACCCTGGTCGATGACTTCGTCTTCCAAAAGGAAGGGAATTTCATTCACGTTCTAAATGCTCCCAGCCCAGCTGCGACCGCTTCGTTGAATATTGGAGCATTCATTGCCGAGCAGTCGGCCGATGTTTTGAACACTTAG
- a CDS encoding tetratricopeptide repeat protein produces the protein MNDRLVLPIVMIASCLVVSGCATNRPGTGSMFSMTQPKVENNFTQEMSFARLSERNGNNVKAKKLYRHILSEEPENRVALHRMGVISGKEGQYDEAVKYLTHASTVGDPSAEVLSDLGYVYYLQHNQELAKETLERALIEDPDYEAARTNLAVVYAELGQYDVALSQFRQVSSEAEALSNLAYIQSQRGDLELAEQNYSRALDIDKRLRPAAEALIQIAQMKGDVTDRPNVRPHVVPTPEQPKQEMVAQASAKIPEASQFAPRPTTVANATPESATNNPLRTALQSATQPVQQVQYSTGTPSQAQTAGGSAALTIPTQSLQTTPAVYQISDEPATSSVQQPPRASTPIGSMQSSSAESFNQQILSALQAASTR, from the coding sequence ATGAACGATCGCCTTGTTCTGCCAATCGTAATGATCGCATCGTGCCTGGTAGTTAGTGGCTGTGCCACCAATCGACCAGGCACTGGGTCCATGTTCTCCATGACGCAGCCGAAGGTCGAAAACAATTTCACCCAAGAAATGAGTTTCGCCCGTCTATCGGAACGTAATGGTAACAACGTTAAAGCCAAGAAGCTTTATCGCCACATCTTGTCGGAAGAACCGGAAAACCGAGTCGCCCTGCATCGCATGGGCGTCATTTCCGGTAAGGAAGGTCAGTATGACGAAGCCGTCAAATACCTGACCCACGCCTCGACAGTTGGCGATCCTTCTGCTGAAGTGCTTTCTGATCTGGGATACGTTTACTATCTTCAGCACAATCAAGAGCTGGCTAAAGAAACCCTGGAACGTGCCCTCATCGAAGATCCTGACTACGAGGCTGCCCGAACCAATCTGGCAGTCGTCTACGCGGAACTGGGACAATACGACGTTGCTCTAAGTCAATTCCGTCAGGTTTCGAGCGAAGCCGAGGCCTTGTCTAACCTGGCCTATATCCAAAGCCAACGCGGTGATTTGGAACTCGCCGAGCAAAACTACAGTCGGGCTCTCGATATCGATAAACGCCTGCGACCTGCCGCCGAGGCACTCATTCAAATCGCTCAGATGAAGGGTGACGTGACCGATCGGCCAAACGTTCGTCCTCATGTCGTGCCGACCCCAGAACAACCCAAGCAGGAAATGGTCGCCCAGGCGAGTGCTAAGATTCCAGAAGCCTCGCAGTTTGCTCCCCGGCCGACTACGGTAGCCAATGCGACACCTGAATCGGCGACGAACAATCCACTTCGGACCGCCTTGCAGTCAGCGACCCAGCCGGTTCAGCAGGTCCAATACAGCACCGGAACGCCATCCCAGGCCCAGACTGCTGGCGGCAGTGCTGCATTGACGATTCCTACCCAAAGCCTGCAAACGACCCCAGCGGTCTACCAAATCTCTGATGAGCCTGCTACTTCGAGTGTTCAGCAGCCACCGCGAGCATCGACTCCAATCGGATCGATGCAGTCGTCCTCTGCTGAAAGCTTTAACCAGCAAATCTTGAGTGCTTTGCAGGCGGCTTCTACGCGATAG
- a CDS encoding DUF1207 domain-containing protein gives MINQPGPSQAQWVEPTYTESYYERPIAMVDENAPYEWTVLPAGMVYKSYLAGQKESRLAAHLIKITDDNWMLDGNLGGRFGVLRYGRDSTFLSDGFQWDVEGSAHVRLDIPEDVDVRAADFRAGTQLTWSYAADPRHRSRFGYYHLSSHLGDEFLLKNPGFDRLNYAHDLIIFGHSYYFTTRLRVYGEVGWAFYHKVADPWEFQFGIEWAPNERTGPWGEPFVAVGSQLREEVNFGGSFVVQAGWAWVGDIPGRTLRLGFHYHNGESTQNSFYDEWEQQIGFGIWYDF, from the coding sequence ATGATCAATCAGCCCGGTCCTAGCCAAGCTCAGTGGGTCGAACCTACTTATACCGAGTCGTACTACGAGCGACCGATCGCGATGGTCGACGAAAACGCTCCGTACGAATGGACAGTCCTTCCCGCCGGAATGGTCTACAAATCCTATCTGGCCGGGCAAAAAGAGTCTCGTTTGGCGGCACATCTCATCAAGATTACCGACGACAACTGGATGCTCGATGGCAACCTGGGTGGTCGCTTTGGTGTCTTGCGATACGGTCGTGATTCGACGTTTCTCTCCGATGGTTTTCAATGGGATGTTGAAGGCTCAGCACACGTCCGTCTCGACATTCCGGAAGACGTGGACGTCCGCGCAGCCGATTTCCGCGCCGGTACGCAACTCACCTGGAGCTACGCCGCCGACCCGCGTCATCGTTCGCGTTTTGGCTACTACCACTTGAGTTCGCATCTTGGCGACGAGTTTCTGCTCAAGAACCCTGGATTCGATCGCTTGAATTATGCCCATGACCTAATCATCTTTGGGCATTCGTATTACTTCACGACACGGCTACGTGTGTACGGAGAAGTGGGTTGGGCCTTCTATCACAAAGTGGCCGATCCTTGGGAATTCCAATTCGGTATCGAGTGGGCCCCCAACGAGCGTACCGGCCCGTGGGGCGAACCTTTCGTTGCAGTCGGAAGCCAACTTCGCGAGGAAGTGAACTTCGGTGGAAGCTTTGTCGTGCAGGCCGGTTGGGCCTGGGTCGGTGATATTCCTGGCAGAACCCTTCGCCTAGGATTCCATTATCACAATGGCGAGAGCACGCAAAACTCGTTCTACGACGAGTGGGAGCAGCAAATCGGCTTCGGCATTTGGTACGACTTCTAG
- a CDS encoding type II and III secretion system protein family protein, with amino-acid sequence MKSFFQLTIQYGGRTAIAAAMAGAFALMPAAAQAQIAAELPGPRDEQLIEKPNESVLMKESNLIQEVLEPELIFRVEPTRSKILKTKLPMTRVAITSPDIVEINEFSTTEVEVIGLKAGETTMTIWFAAPDGTSTVLRYLVKVAANTEEQRRAEIEYGKLEARLNELFPNSIVQLIPVADKLIVRGQARDAQEAAQIIAVLGGQSVDQAGNLNLGANLGTAAVLPGAEDLRTTSIIDLLQVPGEQQVMLKVRIAELQRTAARNLGFDFSVSGNEYDVAHIIGAGAGNLTAILDGGDVELFLQATSSNGMAKILAEPTLVTISGKSANFIAGGEFAVPTAVGVGGIGAVSTTFRGFGTQLAFTPTVLDKDKIRLQVAPSFSSINSNNTVDGIPGLDIRGVTTTVDLREGQWLAVAGLIQDEQAGSRIRLPGIGDIPLIGAAFGRQTTTREETELVVLVSPELVHPMEVEQLPLFLPGTDVTDPTNKEFFWHQQIEGRPGYDYRSTVWPAMRHQIHHENHEILKAQRHARKASRHYHECEDYYISGPQGFSN; translated from the coding sequence ATGAAAAGCTTCTTCCAACTTACGATTCAGTATGGCGGTCGTACGGCAATTGCCGCGGCCATGGCTGGGGCATTTGCCCTTATGCCAGCAGCTGCTCAAGCACAAATTGCTGCTGAACTGCCCGGCCCGCGAGACGAACAACTCATCGAGAAACCTAATGAATCGGTCCTGATGAAGGAATCGAACCTGATTCAAGAGGTTCTCGAGCCGGAACTCATCTTCCGCGTCGAGCCCACTCGATCAAAGATTCTGAAAACGAAACTACCGATGACTCGGGTGGCCATCACCAGCCCCGACATCGTGGAAATCAACGAATTCAGCACCACCGAGGTGGAAGTCATTGGCTTGAAGGCCGGTGAAACCACGATGACGATTTGGTTTGCTGCTCCGGACGGAACTTCGACCGTTCTTCGCTACCTGGTTAAGGTGGCTGCGAACACCGAAGAACAACGTCGTGCTGAAATTGAATACGGCAAGCTTGAAGCTCGCCTGAATGAGCTGTTTCCTAACAGCATTGTTCAGCTGATTCCGGTTGCCGATAAGCTGATCGTCCGCGGCCAAGCTCGCGACGCTCAAGAAGCGGCACAAATCATCGCTGTTCTCGGTGGTCAATCGGTCGACCAGGCTGGCAATCTCAATTTGGGAGCCAACTTGGGTACAGCAGCCGTCCTTCCTGGTGCGGAAGACCTGCGAACGACCAGCATTATCGACTTACTTCAAGTCCCTGGCGAACAACAGGTGATGTTGAAAGTTCGGATTGCTGAACTTCAACGCACCGCAGCTCGAAACCTCGGTTTCGACTTTAGCGTCAGCGGCAACGAATACGACGTGGCCCATATTATTGGTGCCGGAGCCGGTAACCTAACGGCGATTCTCGACGGTGGTGATGTTGAACTGTTCCTGCAGGCGACAAGCAGCAACGGTATGGCCAAGATCCTGGCCGAACCAACGCTGGTAACCATCAGCGGTAAATCGGCCAACTTCATCGCTGGCGGTGAGTTCGCTGTGCCGACGGCCGTTGGTGTGGGTGGTATCGGTGCGGTTTCGACGACCTTCCGAGGCTTCGGTACGCAACTCGCATTTACCCCGACCGTTCTCGACAAAGACAAGATCCGCCTACAGGTTGCCCCATCGTTCAGTTCGATCAACTCGAACAACACGGTCGATGGTATTCCCGGCCTGGATATCCGAGGTGTCACAACCACCGTCGATCTGCGAGAAGGCCAGTGGCTTGCCGTTGCTGGGTTGATCCAGGACGAACAAGCAGGCAGCCGAATTCGTCTGCCCGGTATTGGCGACATTCCTCTGATCGGTGCAGCCTTTGGTCGTCAGACCACGACTCGTGAAGAAACCGAATTGGTTGTTCTCGTCAGCCCAGAACTGGTTCATCCGATGGAAGTCGAACAGCTTCCACTGTTCCTGCCTGGTACTGATGTCACTGATCCAACCAATAAAGAGTTCTTCTGGCATCAGCAGATCGAAGGCCGACCTGGCTACGATTACCGCAGCACGGTATGGCCAGCGATGCGACACCAGATTCATCACGAGAATCACGAGATCCTGAAGGCACAGCGACATGCTCGCAAAGCCAGCCGACACTACCACGAGTGCGAAGATTATTACATCTCCGGACCACAAGGTTTTTCCAACTAA